From the genome of Trachemys scripta elegans isolate TJP31775 chromosome 2, CAS_Tse_1.0, whole genome shotgun sequence:
atcaCCACATATGCACAAAGCAATTGTGTTATTCAAACCCAGAGCTGTAGAAATTTTCTGAATTTCAGTTCCGTCATTGATTTAACAATTTGACAAAGAAAGCATTTTTGGATCAACACTATAGCTGGGGCAAAGATTGACAAAAACTCAGAAGTTTTGATTTTCAAAAACCAGTTCCAAATTTAAAAATCCTACAcaacactccccccccacccccccccctttttgacCCGCTCTATTCAAGCCATTCCTGCACATTTGGCACATCTTTGTGTTGAGAGATAATACAGTAAGGAAAAAAAGATACTTGGTAAATTCTATTGGTTTGTGATTTGCAAGAGAAAAAACTACACTTGGGTCTTTATTTGCCCTTTTTTGAGGTATAGGTGGAGGCCTGGGATTTTGACATCATACCTACCTAAAATGATAAAGCTGAACAACTTAGAAGGGACAGGATATGGAGTCAGACTGTTTTTGTTAGCATCTATTTAACTGCTGCATTGATTAGTATTTTGGCTAAAGGACGCCTTTGCTAAACATCCCTAAAACCTTCCAGATTATCTTCCAGCATAATCAGATTACACTAGACTATTTCTAAGGTAAAACCATAAGCAGCAAATAAAGGTTTGTGAAAGTTTATGTGCATCATAAACCAGAAGAGGTACAAACCCAAGTTTTAAGATATGCTTTGCAGGTTAACTTTCAGTCAAATATAcatgtcaggggtaggcaaactttttggcctgagggccacatccaggtatggaaattgtatggcaggccatgaatgttcacaaaattgggggtcagggtgtgagagggggtcagagctgggggtgcaagctctggggtggggccagaaatgaggagctcagggtgcaggagcaggctctggggtggggtgcaggctctggggtggggctgaggggtttggggtacaagagaagactccaggctgggaccaatgGGTGCAaagagcaggagggggctcagggatggggcaggctgcTGGGCACGGAGGATGATTGCTTTGActgggggcgcaggctctggggtgtggctgaggaccttggggtacaagagggggctctcagctgggatcgaggggtttggaggatgggagggggatcggGGCAGTGGCAGCggattggggtgcagagggggctcAGAGATGCAGGCTTGCGTTGAGCGTGGTCCAGAGCAACTCCTGGAAGCATATCCACCCTCCGGCTCCGGGGCACAGCCAGGCGGCGTTACcatgtctgcaggcaccacccctgtagctcccattgtctgggaaccgtggccaatgggagctatgggggcagcgcacagagccgcctggccgcgcctccacatACTAcataggagccagaagggggtcatgccagctgcttcctagGAGCCgcacagagtggggcaagcctcTAACCCCACTCCACAGCTTGAGTGCTGGAACAGGGCAAAACCCCCACCCTCTCCCGGTGGGAGCTGAGGACTGGATTAAATGGCCTGACAGGCCAGATGTgacccgcaggccgtagtttgcccacccctgctctaggtacTCAATGTTGCATAAGATGATACAGAGCCCAGCTCAGCTGAGTTGATTCTTCAAGGGTAACACTTAGCTATGAACGGGttacaggggatgaatcacttggttacccattctgttcattccctctgaagcagctggcattggccactgtcagaacacaggctactgggctagatggaccttgtctgacccagtacagtCATTCTTATGTAACCCTGTTAAACACCATTGCCAGTTGCTGCTACTAAACATCCATTATAAGTCCTAAAGCACTGCCAAGTACTTACCATCACTTTTCCTTTTGTAGATGTACTGTTCCATCTGAAAGTCTAGATTGGTGCCTCCCAAGTGGGTTCCTGCAGCGAGGAATTTGAGGACATCCTCCTCCTTCATCTGCAGGACATCGAGACCTCCGGACATTGTGAAAGTTCCCCTTTTAAAGTAACGGCAGGGAACCTGGAACAACAAATCAGTTCACTCTATCACAAACTTACTCAAGTAATTGTGTGAAGTAACAGAACATTGGGGAATCCTAGTCACTGGAGGTTTACAAGAGTTTGTACAAACATGTTAGGGATGGTATAGATCACATGCAGTCACCAGGGACTTTTCTTGCAGCTGAAAAGTCTAAAGTaggactgtcgattaattgcacccttaacaacagaataccaatttaaatgtattaaatatttcagatgttattctacattttcatactgtattctgtgttgtaactgcaATCAAAGTGtataatgtttacaaatatttacactgtaaaaatgataatatagtatttttcaattcacctcacatgAGTACTTTGTGCAAtatatcgtgaaagtgcaacttacaaatgtagatgtttttTGTTACCTAACTGtggtgcatgctttcagaagtcttcaaagagcaacactccaacgTGAAAACATTGTGGGTAAAACTGAGCagaggacatacaattctcccccaagaagttcagtcacattaacgcttttttttttttttaaaagcatcatcaacatggaagcatgtcctctggaatggtagtttaAGCATGAaatgttaaacattcatatgccccatctggcaggtaaatatcttgcaatgccagctacaaatgtgccatgagaatgcctgttctcacctttggggtgacattataaataagaaacaggcaacattatctcctccaaatataaacaaactcgtttgtcttagcaattggctgaagaagtaagactgagtggactcgcCGGCTCTCAActttcacattgttttatttttgaatgtagttttttgtacataattttacagttgtaagttcaattttcagaataaaaagattgcactacagtacttgtatgagctgaactgaaaaatactcgGTTTTTGGAGTGCAAATTacatgtaatcaaaaataaatagaaagtgagcactgtacacttcgtattctgtgttgtaactggaatcaacatatttgaaaatgtagacatccaaaaatatttaaataaatggtattctattattaacagtacgattaattgcaattaattttttaatcgcttgacagccctactaaaaaaCACACAatcataaaagcaaaacaaacagaaaagaggaGAACATGCAAAGCACTTTTGTATTTCTATACTGTTTAGGCTCAGTAGAGAAATAGacagtacattatttttattgtatttgcaaaaaaaccccaacataaaTAAATGACTATGAACCGCACATGTCTATGGGcataattagctttaggaaaaacaaataattattttagggaaaattGTCAAGAGCAGCCACTAGCAGGAGTTGGTGTCCACATACCGGGGCCACCAAAAATTTGCTGAGAGACCAGTGGTCTagatttatttggtcctgccacagtaCAGGGCTTGACTTCGAGGCCCCGTGCAACCCTACGTGACAATCCCTAGCGTGGGGGTGCGATGTAAGTAAGGTGTGAGTGAAAACCCGCAGCTAAAAGGAGACAGAAAAGGAACCTCCCCATTCTGCCATCAGTGACTCCTTCGGTTTTTGCTTAAATTACACACAGTGCAGCTGAGCTAATCCTAAAcgaacgccccccccccccatcccacccacgCACAGCACGGGGCTCGCAGCGTGTGCGTGTATGGGGGGGGGGNNNNNNNNNNNNNNNNNNNNNNNNNNNNNNNNNNNNNNNNNNNACGGCCGGCGGGGTCCGCGGAGGCCCTCGCTTGCCCGAGACGGGCCCATGCGAGctggccgggggcggggggggggggcggaatccCAGAGCCGGCCCCGACACTTCCCGAACCTCCCCCCCGGTCCCGAAACCGGCCCAGAAGCTTCCCGATCCCCACTCCCCGCGCGGACGGTCCCCCCGGCCGGCTCCCGCCCCGCTGCGCCCCCGCAAGACCCACCCGGTGACAACGCCGTATGGAGACCACGTTAGGCtcaaagagagaaagagggaggctACGGGAAGTGACGTGAATTTATATAGTCCCCTCGGCCAATTAGCGGCAGCCACGTAATCGGAAGTGAGGCAACGGGTTGAAGGTCATCTGGTTCCTAAGGGGCGGGAGGAAGGCCCGGGGATTTAGCAGCGGTCACGTGGGAATGGCCCTCAGCCGCGGCGTCTGTGCCGGGCAGCAGccggcaggtggcagcagagccGCGAGTGCTGAGGATCCCCGGCCTAATGCGGCTGGGGCGGGGTTGGGAGAGCCCGGAGCGGGCCGGGCCTTGCTTAGGGATGGGCTGTGAGCAGGGCGTGCCCGGGGCGCTAAGCTGTAGGAGGGctctgggggcagggtgaggcaggCCTGGGATGGGGCCGAGAGCAAACACGTGGCCATCTCTCCTCTAGTGTAAATCACCCCCCCTTCCACACTGCTGCCAGTTCCCACCACATTAtccccaagccccagctgctggagtccttCCTTCTGCCTAGACCCTCAGCTTTCACACCCCATACCAGTAAGGGTCCCAGCCCTCCTGGTTGCGGAGAAGAGCTTGTAAACATGAAGCAACTGCACCCTAACAGCTCAGAAACCGCTACTAGGCAAATGAACCCGACCGATGATTTGTGAATTATTTGCGATTAGCAGTCCTGCTATCTGCATTGATCGCTGCAGCGCTGAAGTGCTGCGCATGGGTAATCATAGGGagggcctaccaaattcatggtccaccTTAGTCAAATTTCATGGCcagagggttttttaattggtcaatttcatgatttcagaggtttacatttaaaatatcaaggtttgtaatggggtgggggaggggtcccGACCTGAAAGGGTATCATGGGGCAGGGATGTCACAGGATTGCCACCctcttctgcactgccttcagggctgggatCTGAAGGCaacagccatggagcttcctgcagctggaggaggttcCCAGAGGCGGAGGGGGGCCCGAactgccctgctgctgggagtgcccctggcgggggctcctagctgctagtcccagcgAGTGGCAGATTAACGTATGGGCCCACAGGGCTTGTGCCCAGGGGCCTGGCCAATTTGGGGGacccccagaaaaatgggcacccaGATCCCCGGCAGAAGCCCAGAGCCCACGCACCTTACAGGgagcagaagccccaagcccaggtgtcctgagccCCAGCTAGAGCCACGGGGAGCAGAAGCCCCAAACCCGGGCTGgaccatggggctgaagccccaagacccagTTGGAGCCACGGTGTGGAAGCCCCGAGCCCAACTCCAGGGCTGCTGCACCGgaagtgggtctgatctccccactGAGAGCAGCCGTGCAGGGGAAGGATAAGTTTTGTCCCTCCACAGCCCAGCTCAGACTAGTTGCTAGGAGCTCCTGGTTGGGgcgctcccagcagcatggggatatGGATTTCATGAGGAAGGACTTATTTCATCGtccgtgaaattggtagggcccgaTATAGAAGTGAAAGGCTGGAAGggactgaggcaggactgagtacacctagaccatccctaacaggtgtttgtctaaccgggCCCCCTTAGTTGGCTGGGGCCCCGGGGCACAGCCCCCATAGCTAAAGGATTGGCTAGGAAAATGAGACTCTGGAGTTCAAAAAGCCCCACAGCTCTGTGCAATACCTACTACCTGTGATGTGTATGCGGGTAGAGATGTATAATTTTGTGTAACCAGAGGTTATTCCATAGTAATTTACAAATCCTTTCATAATCTTCACAGCAGTATTAAGTATAATGTTCTGATATTAAGGAGTTTATAAAAGTAGATATAGGCATTGTACAATACACAAAAGGAAAGGCCCTGATTTGAAGCACTTAagacctacccccccccccatatatataGAAATGAGGACACAATGAGACAATGCGTGAAAATATATTACAGCAATTGGGGAAGAGTTTAAGATGTTACTGCCTTTTTCCCTGCTCCTAGtctgtgttttctgtttttgattgtaaactcttcaaggctgGGATCTGTCTTACAATGCTTGTACTGACAAGCAGCCTTTAGGGCGGTATAAAAATAATGGTTTTATAATTCACACAGCGAGCATAGAGTAGTTGAATCCTGCAACAGCCTTGTTTTTACTGTGCCAGTTAGATGTTGTCCTTCTCCTTAGCCCTTCTATCACAGGTGTTGGTTTTAGATGCACACAGCCCGAGGTCAGGGACATTAGAATGATCTTTCCATAGCCTGAAGGTGACTTTGTGCTTCGGAATTACCTTGATCTGCCACTTTTTCCTCTGGTCTATTTCTACATTAGGCAAGGGTTTTGACCCTCAACAAGCAGCAGCTGTGTGTAGCAGATAAGAGTCCAACTGTTGACTCCACCCCATGATCCTTCTGATCCACGGCTGATGCTGAGCCCTACAAAAATCTCTTCCTTTTGTGACAGCACTAGCAGAGCTAGGTTAGTAGAGCACATTGTGTGGAGATGGGGAGGTAGgcctagggtaaccagacagcaaatgtgaaaaatcaggatggagtgggggcgtaataggagcctatataagaaaaagacccaaaaatcagtactgtccctataaaatcaggacatctggtcacgctaggTAGGGCTGGAACCATTTTCAAGGGCCTAACGTAGGCAGAATCTAGAATCAATGGGGCTCTCTGTAGTACACATGGGAATTGAATCATGAAAAGCAGAAGGCTGCGGACTTTTATACCATAGTAGCACATGTTCGTGCTTTTACGATCTACAGGTTTCTCCTGGTAATTCCACTTACAACATTTGGAGTAaaatcagacttaaaaaaaaaatttcaccgtAAGCAGGTTCCATTGTaatacctccccccccacacacacacacacgcacaccaaaAGTAAATGGCGGACTATCATTCCTTCCCCAAGAGCTTCAATTCTACACCCCACAAAAAATAACAGCTGTGGAGCTTCCAATCCATGAAGTTAGATTAGCTTTCAAAGGGTAAGGAGCCAGAATTGGGGTTTGTACAGTACATTTCAGGCTTCAATTCTGTAAGAGGGGTTGAAGAAGGGGAGTGATGGTATAAACCCATGCATTAGCTGTTAGCTGCTTAGCAGGAGGTTACACACAGCTTGGGgcatcagaacttttttttttttttaaactgagctcAACGTCCCGATTCCTGTGCTGTCTTGCATCTTGTGCTCAAACCTAGGGGCACTAGATTGGACGCTCTTCATGGCAGGgacttttttgtttggtttgttcaCCACCTAGCACTCTGGGGGTCTTGCACTTGTGTAGTCATTTCCACCTGTGCACAGTGAATATCCATCCTAAGGGGAGCAtttcccccacaccctccttgGCATTGATGTGAATGACTATGCAGGACCCCAAACAGTGTAGAACAAGGCCCCGAACACTTTCGCACATTCTCTTTGAAAAGTGCCTGGGGATTGATAATTTCCACAGGGAGCTTGGCAAAGTGGGTCTGCAGCTGGTTTCCTATGAAGGCCAATAACATTAACAGAGCAgttaccttcctctcctcccatgaCTGCCAAGTTAGGGATTCCATCTAGCGTTGCCTCTAAAGGCTAGAGCCTTCAGCAGCTTAAATACGAACGTGCTTTATGTCTTGCCAGATGTGGAGCTCAGTAGTAGCAGAATCTACCAGCTTGGTGGGGAGCGGGGAGGCTGTGCACAATAGTTGTACAACTCCTGTGCCCTGATTCCGTGCCAGAGAAATCTGCTAACAACCAGGCCTCTCTGTCCAAGGAGGCACACGAGATGCCATCAGAAAATAACTCCTGCTTCTATAGCCCTCCCTCCCCAATCCTGGAACATGAATGTCTCAGcagataagcaacagagggtcctgtggcacctttaagactaacagaagtattggagcataagctttcatgggtgaatgcccacttcatcagacgcaagtcttgcgtctgatgaagtgggcattcacccacgaaaacttatgctccaatacttctgttagtcttaaaggtgccacaggaccctctgttgctttttacagattcagaccagcacggctacccctctgatactcagcaGATAAGGTGTCTGCAAAGGGCCCAGTCATGCTCCTAGGAGACCGATTTCACAGGAGTGGCAGATATCAGCTGTAGCAGGGAGTTAATGTTTTTGGCAGCATCCCCTGAGCAGCGGGCTTCCTCAAGCATTAGAGGCTCCTGTGTGCCCTTCAGTCAGTATCTAGGCTCTCTCCTCACTGCAAGGGCAGTCAGCTTAAATAATCAAGTGTTTTTCTTGCTATAAATGTTTACTGGAGATAGCGCACGGTACACACACTTAAGCAAGTGCTCAAAGCTAGGGGCACTAAAGGGGAAATGCGCTCCTCCCCATACACAGACGggaagctttttggggcaggagctATGGTTTGGTTCTGTTTATACAacatctggcacaatggggtcctgctccatgactgaaGCTATGAGAATAATAATGAAAGTTCTCAACAACTCCTTTGAGAGCAATACTATGCGATTCTTCTGGGGTGCACCTGCTTaggaagcaaaaaaaccaaaccagaccaacaacaaaaaccccctgcagcaccaagtctcagagctcaggttaCTGACTCAGGCTTATGctatagggctaaaaatagcccGGGAAgcgtctcagagctcaggctccaggaGACCAAGCCCAAAtgcctacacagctatttttagccccagaaCACAAGCCTACATCACTTCAGCTGGGCTCAGATTCgctgtggtggttttttgttgttgttttgccatGTAGACGTAGCCTGATTGTGCCTCTCCTGCAGTTTCCCACAGGGCTGTTTGTCCTCATTGCTTTAGTAGAAATGGtccccatggaagtcaattgAGCTGTCTcgcctcatcccccaccccacacactagGGAGTTTGTTTTCCATCTGTTTCTTAGGTGTCCTAGTGTTTTAAAAAAGAGACAGGCACTGAAACTACGACCAaaacattcccctccctcccttggggagaaagagaaaggagaTGCTAGTCCATTTTGCAGCCCCAAATGTAAATGACGGTGTAGAATACAACCTTCTTGCATGATATGTTTTATTACAGACGCATTTACATCCTTTGGAGTTAAGCCTGGATAATGGTCCAAAGCTACAGCTCAATTTAAACAGTGCAAGAAAAACAGCTGGTATAGAAAGGCTGCAAATGGAGTTTCAAAAAGAGACTCCATTTCTCAAGTCCTTTTTCTGGCCTTCCATCTCTCTTAGCTAAGTCATATTTCAAGACAGTCAGTGCTTTTGCCCTGCCATGGTAGTCATGTGGGTAGGCATAACAAATGCCTGTAGACAAAGAATAAAGCCAGTGGAAAATGTCTTCTTCCAAGACATTGGGTCATGCAGTGGGAAATACAACCTAAAGCACAAGGGAAGAGGCATAAAGCCCTTTGCTGCAAGCCACAACGGAGATGTCAGTTAGGTTCCCAGCTACATAATCCATCATCAAAGCTACTGTGCAAGGTTTGGTAAGActgcatttcccagcattcctttcAGATACACATTTCCCCCTTTCTCACTCTAATACATTAAGCAAACtctgaaacaaatggttacatggTGCCCCTCGTAGCATTCTCCTCTATGCCTTCCCCATGGGTGCAGAAGCAAAATACACTGACAGATAACAGGACGAGTGTCAGATGGCACCTGGTGTGCCCAGTCGACGATCCCAGGCCATCACAGTAGAAAGTTGCAGAGTTCTGTAGTCCAAGTCCAATCACTTCTTCCCCAAATGCCTCAGCTAGCTTCGGTGCAAAGGCTTCTCAGGGCACATAAGACTATTTTAAAGGGGTTTCTTTCAACAGTCTTTACCGTAACCATGTAGTTCGTAGGACACTGAAACCCTCCCATCTTCCAAGGAAGTTGAATGATACGGTCCTCCTGGAATGCTTTACTCTGAAGATGCAAGGTCAAAACCTTCTCTCTCCTACCTGCATTTGTATCAGAGAGGGCATGTTTTGCAGCCTAGTCCTCTGGATCAGAAATCGTTATCGCTCTACCACGGTGGAACAAAGATCCACCCGCGCAGAACTGGGAAATCGCATCTCACCAGCTGAGCAGGAGAAGGGCTTAGGCTGGTCTCCTCCTCTACAAGCCCTTCAGGATTTCAGCCCCATTTTTGCCATCATctgctcatataaagtccatgcCATCGCTGCCATCAGAGTGCGCCGCAGGGCACGGGGGACGCCACCACGGAAAAAGCCAACCAGTCCATAGTCCTACAGGAGGAGACAAAACAAACACCAGCTGTGTCACTTCATGTAATTCTTAGACTTCTACTGGATGGCATAATCCATGGCTGCACTGAAATACATTCTGTACTAGTCCCTAGTGCCTGAGAAATCCATGCTCCCACAGCACTCAGCCAGAGGGACAGCCACAGAGAAGGGATCTCTAGCATCACTCAACTGCAGTGACTCCGGCTGATGAAGGAACAGCAGTTACTGGACAGCTGCTATACCGTGAGGCACAGTACAGAACAGTAAGAAGAGGGAGGGGAACCACAGGGCACGgagggaaacccccacctccgtccagacaaacaaacaaacaagacaagacaagacaagacaagacaagaaaCAAACCACTTCAGGTCACTTAATATAGTCACCAGCCTCACTTCAGAATTTTGTGTCAGTTAATATTTACAGAAttgccaggggtgaaagtaaggcggtaAGGCACTTCTTGCTAGTGTTCAAAGGACAGATAATTGTTTTATATCCCATTTATCCTTGAAGCTTGTGTTTATAAAGCAGCATATTACAAAAATCCTCCTGCCTCAGTCTGGCAATCACAGGAGTACTACAGTGATAAGCCATGGATTCCAGCAGCCCAGGACTGGGTACAAACAGATCCTGCAAGGTTATTTGCTAACACAATTGAAGTGACATCAGTAAGTACATTCAATTAACAACAGTCTAAGGGTAAAAGTGCTCTATAATGGAGTGAAGAAAGGTAAAGTGAAACCTCTAGTCATACGATGGCTCAGGATACAAGTTAGATTACGTGTGAGGGGTGAATGTAACATGCCCAAATGTGTATGACAGTCGTCCTCTTTTTATTCACTCACTCCCCATGCTCAGCTAGAGAGAGTGTGTTTGCTTTTCCAAGGGATTTGTCCTGTGTACATAGGTAAAGGAGGGTGGAGCACCAGGAATAACCAGGTGGTGGTGAAGTTAACTATCTAGCGCATTAATTTTCATACCGCTCAGAAGGAGCAAGAAACAACAGTAGCGTGTTGGGAGCTGTCTGTTCCCAAGGAGACTGATGTGGATATCTGCCCCATGGGAACTGGATTCAGACCACCAACCAGTCATCAGATGGGAGTAACTTCAGTCACTACTGACCCAGACTGTATGTGGACCAAGAGGTGAAAAGTTCAGTCTCCCATAGCATAACACAGAGGAAGCATTTCAGAAGCTACACTGCGTTCACAGTGGTATATACCTAGGAATACTCATTTGAAGGTCTGCTTTAGAGATGAAGGCGAGAACCTTCTTATCAAATCTGCATCTCTGGTGAAGTGACCAGAACTGAAGTTACATTCACACAATCCTCTCAGCCTCACCTTGAAGATTAAGGCAATGGCCTGCCCCGTCCAGCGGTATTTTTCAGGTGTCAGCTGCATGTGGGTTTTGATTACATCAGCAGGCTGTGTTGCCAATGAAGCCAGGATTCCAGCAAAGATTCCACAGCTGAAGTTCACTAAGGGGCTGAGCGCTGGATCAAACTGGTCTGGAATGAAGCAAGACACAGCTTAGTCAGACGTAATACAGTACAGTTCTGTTCTGTAGATAGTGACTTTCTTAGAAGTTGTATCCCAAACTAAATAGTTACCAAATTATAAAGTAGATAACTGAggaagagatttttcaaaggagatTAGCAAATAGACACACCAATGCTAATTTTGGCTAAACAAATCACTTCCATTGGGACTGAATTTTTAGACACACAGAGCTAAAGAAAGGCTGTTTTAGAGGGCagaagctgcagaggagaaggctctcacaCCAAAATCAGGCAAGTCTCAATTTAGCAGAGATGGCAGAAGTGTTGGGGAACTATACAATGTGCATGAAAATGAGCAACTGGCAATGTCAGGTGTTGAGCAAGttttccccacacacagctctgccaactcctcatccccaactcACAGTACCCCTGGCTTGGTAACTGCATCCCTGAAGTATCCGTCTCATACTTTGCTCATAGGCAAACACCAGATCACCATGAAGCGTGATGCATTCTATGTGCAATCTAGACCAGAGTACCCTGAGCACCAACGTGAGGCCCAGGTCATTTTCATGTAAGACTCCTCCAGAACGTGAACATCCAGTTCTCTACAGGTGGAACACTAATGCCCCACCTTAGCCCTACAAGGGATTGATTTAATCAGAAAAAGGCCAAAGTAAAGCATGTGGACAGAAAGGAAAGGATGCTGGGAGTGAGAAGAACCACATTCTGTGTTATTACATCCACATTCAGCCTTACCCTGAGGTATAATTTTTTTGGTCTGGGTGTAGAACATCAAATAGATGCCGGAAAAGGGTGCATCACGCAGGAGTGTTGCAGTCAGCCCACAGAACAAGCCCCGGGCCCCTTCTGTCCGATAGATATTCCTCACGGCTCCATACACACTCTCATAGCCATACTTCCCACTCTGCAGAGGACACACAAAAACGGTTTACCTACATGTCAGATATAGGGTCCCTTGTGCTGGGACATCATTACTGAGCAAGCCTTGAAGTGAAATCACCTCTCTACACACAAAAGGGTTAACACTTACCTCTGACTCCTAAATGCTTCAAATACACCACCACAAGGGCAACCAGCCAGATTTCTCTTTTCCCAAGGTCAATCATATATTGTAGTTACAGTATATTTTTAAGTATATACACAAGATGAGATgacggggagggatagctcagtggtttgagcattggcctcctaaacccagggttgtgagttcaatccttgagggggccatttagggatctggggcaaaaatctgtctggggattagtcctgctttgagcagggggttggactagatgaccccctgaggtcccttccacccctgatattctatgacataaGAACTATTCCAGTGACATCACAGCAGAGCCAGAGAGTGACTGTCTTGCTACATTATCAGCAACAGAGCTTCCCACACACTTTAGCACTGATATTTTATTAGCTACTTTTTCTATAGCAATTTAC
Proteins encoded in this window:
- the SLC25A38 gene encoding mitochondrial glycine transporter isoform X2, producing the protein MHPVLKAFVCGSISGTCSTLLFQPLDLLKTRLQTLQPSINGSGHVGMVALFIRVIRTESLLGLWKGVSPSFARCIPGVGIYFSTLYKMKQYFFSDRSPTALESVFLGVSSRTVAGVCMLPITVVKTRYESGKYGYESVYGAVRNIYRTEGARGLFCGLTATLLRDAPFSGIYLMFYTQTKKIIPQDQFDPALSPLVNFSCGIFAGILASLATQPADVIKTHMQLTPEKYRWTGQAIALIFKDYGLVGFFRGGVPRALRRTLMAAMAWTLYEQMMAKMGLKS
- the SLC25A38 gene encoding mitochondrial glycine transporter isoform X1, whose translation is MIQKTRPPLLQSQDVGDKMETLMMHPVLKAFVCGSISGTCSTLLFQPLDLLKTRLQTLQPSINGSGHVGMVALFIRVIRTESLLGLWKGVSPSFARCIPGVGIYFSTLYKMKQYFFSDRSPTALESVFLGVSSRTVAGVCMLPITVVKTRYESGKYGYESVYGAVRNIYRTEGARGLFCGLTATLLRDAPFSGIYLMFYTQTKKIIPQDQFDPALSPLVNFSCGIFAGILASLATQPADVIKTHMQLTPEKYRWTGQAIALIFKDYGLVGFFRGGVPRALRRTLMAAMAWTLYEQMMAKMGLKS